The region ACGGTCCTTGCTCACGTGTTCGGTACAAAGCGCTTCGGACAGAACACCACACGAGACCGGCATCACGAGGCGAGCGGCCTGGCCGCCCGTGCCCGCACCCGATCGGTTTCGGCACCCCAGCACCTGTCCAATGCGATGATGGAGCGGCGGCCGGCGCGCTCGACGCGCCGGCCTGCGATCCCCAGGCACGTGAGTGAGGTCACATCAGATGAAAGTCACACTGCTGGGCACCGGGTCGCCGGTGCCGATGCTGAACCGCGCAAGCGCCGGGTATCTCGTCGAAATCGGCGACGAGATGCTGGTGTTCGACCACGGTGCCGGCGCGCACGAGAATTTCATGCGCGCCGGCAAGCGCGCCGTCGACCTCAACACGGTGTTCTTCTCGCACCTGCACACCGACCACTGCCTCGACTTCCCGCGCCTCGTACACAGCCGCTGGGACCAGGGCGCAGGCCAGATCCCGGACCTCACCGTCTACGCGCCGAAGTACATGCAGCGGATGTCCGACCTCCTGTTCGGCGAGAACGGCGTCTACCACAACGACCTCGACGGCCGCATGCACTCCGCCGGCAGCCAACGCGTGTACCTCAACCGCGGCGGCACGCTGCCGCGCAAGCGCCCGGCACCGAACATCACGGCGCTCTACGACGGCCAGGTGATCGAGAGCGACAACTGGAAGGTCACCGTGCGCAAGGTGTTTCACCAGCCCGACCAGATCGAGCCCTACGGCTTTCGCATCGAAACGGACGACGGGGTGCTGGTCTACTCGGGCGACACCGGGCCTTGCGAGGGCATCCTCGACCTCGCGCGCGACGCCGACCTCCTGATCCACATGTGTTACTTCATCTCCGGCACCTTCACCGAGGACAAGAAACAGACCTCCTCCGGCCACCTCGAAGCCGCGCGCACGGCGGCCGAGGCCAACGTGAA is a window of Pseudomonadota bacterium DNA encoding:
- a CDS encoding MBL fold metallo-hydrolase, which gives rise to MKVTLLGTGSPVPMLNRASAGYLVEIGDEMLVFDHGAGAHENFMRAGKRAVDLNTVFFSHLHTDHCLDFPRLVHSRWDQGAGQIPDLTVYAPKYMQRMSDLLFGENGVYHNDLDGRMHSAGSQRVYLNRGGTLPRKRPAPNITALYDGQVIESDNWKVTVRKVFHQPDQIEPYGFRIETDDGVLVYSGDTGPCEGILDLARDADLLIHMCYFISGTFTEDKKQTSSGHLEAARTAAEANVKTLVTTHFTPQMDAQGVKERCLSEMAAVYNGRIIWGEDLMEIPLRPNAIPHMG